From a region of the Tachysurus fulvidraco isolate hzauxx_2018 chromosome 5, HZAU_PFXX_2.0, whole genome shotgun sequence genome:
- the slc15a1b gene encoding solute carrier family 15 member 1b isoform X1, translating into MTGDMADREQGKEKKNKDKQAECCGYPVSIFFIVVNEFCERFSYYGMRAVLVLYFRYFLRWDDDFATTIYHTFVALCYLTPILGAIIADSWLGKFKTIVYLSIVYTIGQAVMAISAVHDITDANKDGTPDSMTFHVAMSMVGLLLIALGTGGIKPCVAAFGGDQFQDNQEKQRSTFFSIFYLSINAGSLLSTIITPILRAQECGINSQQKCYPLAFGVPAALMAVALVVFILGSSMYIKEAPKGNILMDVCSCIAFANKNRWKHRGSCFPKKEHWLDWAEEKYDKLLIAQVKMVLKVLFLYIPLPMFWALFDQQGSRWTLQATTMNGNFGLFTVQPDQMQTVNPILILLMVPVVDNVVYPLIKKCGLNFTPLKRMTVGMFLAALAFVAAALVQVQIDQTVPVFPSSSEAQVKFLNLENSVLSISVNGNPHEIQPFQSYGYVSLNTDTMDLTVGNKTHPLYPLMKGERQTLLLTYGNIQGQSIDLNAKPEQGDNDIRFVNGYREVLSVKSGSKDMGSIGQFEFSNYTLFPEGTATFIISGGGGQCEYSMDLGFGSSYTLFIPNTFTFGLECASTIQRVEDIQPNTMHMAWQIPQLFLMTCGEVVFSVTGLEFSYSQAPKNMKSVLQAGWLLTTAVGNIIVLIVAEVGQLPEQWAEYVLFAALLICVCVIFSIMAHYYTYIDPAEIEAQFAEYDPEEKEKKKAIEMQLEPVFEKKQTKI; encoded by the exons CTGTTTTGGTTCTGTATTTCCGATACTTCCTGCGTTGGGATGATGACTTTGCCACCACCATCTACCACACCTTCGTGGCCCTTTGCTACCTCACACCCATCCTGGGAGCCATCATAGCCGACTCCTGGCTGGGAAAGTTTAA GACCATAGTGTATCTCTCCATCGTTTACACAATTGGTCAAGCCGTCATGGCCATCAGCGCCGTCCATGACATCACCGACGCAAACAAGGACGGGACTCCTGACAGCATGACCTTCCACGT CGCTATGTCCATGGTGGGGCTGCTCCTTATTGCTTTGGGGACTGGAGGCATCAAACCCTGCGTAGCCGCTTTCGGAGGGGATCAGTTCCAGGACAATCAG GAGAAGCAGAGAAGCACCTTCTTCTCCATCTTCTACCTGTCCATCAACGCAGGCAGTCTGCTCTCCACCATCATCACTCCCATcctcagag CTCAGGAGTGTGGCATCAACTCGCAGCAGAAATGTTATCCTCTGGCGTTCGGCGTCCCCGCGGCTCTCATGGCCGTCGCTCTCG tggtgttcaTTTTGGGAAGCAGCATGTACATTAAAGAAGCACCCAAAGGCAACATACTGATGGACGTGTGCAGCTGCATCGCG TTTGCCAATAAGAATCGCTGGAAGCATCGTGGGAGCTGCTTCCCCAAGAAAGAGCACTGGTTGGACTGGGCTGAAGAAAAATACGAC AAACTGCTGATCGCTCAGGTGAAGATGGTGCTGAAGGTTCTTTTCCTCTACATCCCTCTGCCCATGTTCTGGGCACTGTTTGACCAGCAG ggCTCTCGCTGGACTCTGCAGGCCACCACGATGAACGGTAACTTC ggTTTGTTCACCGTGCAGCCGGATCAGATGCAG ACGGTGAACCCCATCCTGATCCTGCTGATGGTCCCCGTCGTGGATAACGTCGTCTATCCGCTCATAAAGAAATGCGGTCTGAACTTCAC GCCTCTGAAAAGGATGACCGTGGGTATGTTTCTGGCGGCGTTAGCGTTTGTGGCTGCGGCTCTGGTGCAGGTGCAGATCGAT CAAACAGTTCCTGTGTTCCCCTCGTCATCTGAAGCTCAGGTGAAGTTCTTAAACCTGGAGAACAGCGTATTGAGTATATCGGTGAACGGAAATCCACATGAAATTCAGCCTTTTCAG tcctaTGGCTACGTGAGTCTGAACACAGACACGATGGACCTTACGGTCGGAAACAAAACTCATCCCCTTTATCCTCTGATGAAAGGAGAGCGTCAAACACTGCTTCTCACCTACGGCAACATTCAGGGACAG AGTATAGATTTAAACGCTAAACCAGAACAAGGCGACAACGATATCAG gtTTGTGAACGGCTACAGAGAAGTGCTGAGCGTGAAGTCGGGGTCTAAAGACATGGGGTCCATCGGTCAGTTTGAGTTCTCCAACTACACGCTGTTCCCCGAGGGCAC AGCCACCTTTATCATCTCGGGCGGCGGAGGACAGTGTGAATACTCCATGGATCTGGGATTTGGAAGCTCCTACACACTGTTCATACCGAACACCTTTACCTTCGGATTGGAG tgtgcAAGCACCATCCAGCGGGTAGAAGATATCCAGCCCAACACCATGCACATGGCCTGGCAGATCCCTCAGTTGTTCCTCATGACGTGTGGAGAGGTGGTTTTCTCCGTCACGGGTCTCGAGTTCTCCTACTCACAG GCACCCAAGAACATGAAGTCGGTTCTTCAAGCCGGCTGGCTGCTGACCACCGCCGTGGGGAACATCATCGTCCTCATTGTAGCTGAAGTAGGACAACTTCCGGAACAG TGGGCCGAATACGTGCTTTTTGCAGCACTGTTGATATGCGTGTGCGTCATCTTCTCCATCATGGCTCACTATTACACCTACATCGACCCGGCCGAGATCGAGGCCCAGTTTGCCGAGTACGACCccgaagaaaaggaaaagaaaaaagcgaTTGAGATGCAGCTGGAGCCCGTGTTCGAGAAAAAACAGACCAAGATCTGA
- the slc15a1b gene encoding solute carrier family 15 member 1b isoform X2: MTGDMADREQGKEKKNKDKAECCGYPVSIFFIVVNEFCERFSYYGMRAVLVLYFRYFLRWDDDFATTIYHTFVALCYLTPILGAIIADSWLGKFKTIVYLSIVYTIGQAVMAISAVHDITDANKDGTPDSMTFHVAMSMVGLLLIALGTGGIKPCVAAFGGDQFQDNQEKQRSTFFSIFYLSINAGSLLSTIITPILRAQECGINSQQKCYPLAFGVPAALMAVALVVFILGSSMYIKEAPKGNILMDVCSCIAFANKNRWKHRGSCFPKKEHWLDWAEEKYDKLLIAQVKMVLKVLFLYIPLPMFWALFDQQGSRWTLQATTMNGNFGLFTVQPDQMQTVNPILILLMVPVVDNVVYPLIKKCGLNFTPLKRMTVGMFLAALAFVAAALVQVQIDQTVPVFPSSSEAQVKFLNLENSVLSISVNGNPHEIQPFQSYGYVSLNTDTMDLTVGNKTHPLYPLMKGERQTLLLTYGNIQGQSIDLNAKPEQGDNDIRFVNGYREVLSVKSGSKDMGSIGQFEFSNYTLFPEGTATFIISGGGGQCEYSMDLGFGSSYTLFIPNTFTFGLECASTIQRVEDIQPNTMHMAWQIPQLFLMTCGEVVFSVTGLEFSYSQAPKNMKSVLQAGWLLTTAVGNIIVLIVAEVGQLPEQWAEYVLFAALLICVCVIFSIMAHYYTYIDPAEIEAQFAEYDPEEKEKKKAIEMQLEPVFEKKQTKI; the protein is encoded by the exons CTGTTTTGGTTCTGTATTTCCGATACTTCCTGCGTTGGGATGATGACTTTGCCACCACCATCTACCACACCTTCGTGGCCCTTTGCTACCTCACACCCATCCTGGGAGCCATCATAGCCGACTCCTGGCTGGGAAAGTTTAA GACCATAGTGTATCTCTCCATCGTTTACACAATTGGTCAAGCCGTCATGGCCATCAGCGCCGTCCATGACATCACCGACGCAAACAAGGACGGGACTCCTGACAGCATGACCTTCCACGT CGCTATGTCCATGGTGGGGCTGCTCCTTATTGCTTTGGGGACTGGAGGCATCAAACCCTGCGTAGCCGCTTTCGGAGGGGATCAGTTCCAGGACAATCAG GAGAAGCAGAGAAGCACCTTCTTCTCCATCTTCTACCTGTCCATCAACGCAGGCAGTCTGCTCTCCACCATCATCACTCCCATcctcagag CTCAGGAGTGTGGCATCAACTCGCAGCAGAAATGTTATCCTCTGGCGTTCGGCGTCCCCGCGGCTCTCATGGCCGTCGCTCTCG tggtgttcaTTTTGGGAAGCAGCATGTACATTAAAGAAGCACCCAAAGGCAACATACTGATGGACGTGTGCAGCTGCATCGCG TTTGCCAATAAGAATCGCTGGAAGCATCGTGGGAGCTGCTTCCCCAAGAAAGAGCACTGGTTGGACTGGGCTGAAGAAAAATACGAC AAACTGCTGATCGCTCAGGTGAAGATGGTGCTGAAGGTTCTTTTCCTCTACATCCCTCTGCCCATGTTCTGGGCACTGTTTGACCAGCAG ggCTCTCGCTGGACTCTGCAGGCCACCACGATGAACGGTAACTTC ggTTTGTTCACCGTGCAGCCGGATCAGATGCAG ACGGTGAACCCCATCCTGATCCTGCTGATGGTCCCCGTCGTGGATAACGTCGTCTATCCGCTCATAAAGAAATGCGGTCTGAACTTCAC GCCTCTGAAAAGGATGACCGTGGGTATGTTTCTGGCGGCGTTAGCGTTTGTGGCTGCGGCTCTGGTGCAGGTGCAGATCGAT CAAACAGTTCCTGTGTTCCCCTCGTCATCTGAAGCTCAGGTGAAGTTCTTAAACCTGGAGAACAGCGTATTGAGTATATCGGTGAACGGAAATCCACATGAAATTCAGCCTTTTCAG tcctaTGGCTACGTGAGTCTGAACACAGACACGATGGACCTTACGGTCGGAAACAAAACTCATCCCCTTTATCCTCTGATGAAAGGAGAGCGTCAAACACTGCTTCTCACCTACGGCAACATTCAGGGACAG AGTATAGATTTAAACGCTAAACCAGAACAAGGCGACAACGATATCAG gtTTGTGAACGGCTACAGAGAAGTGCTGAGCGTGAAGTCGGGGTCTAAAGACATGGGGTCCATCGGTCAGTTTGAGTTCTCCAACTACACGCTGTTCCCCGAGGGCAC AGCCACCTTTATCATCTCGGGCGGCGGAGGACAGTGTGAATACTCCATGGATCTGGGATTTGGAAGCTCCTACACACTGTTCATACCGAACACCTTTACCTTCGGATTGGAG tgtgcAAGCACCATCCAGCGGGTAGAAGATATCCAGCCCAACACCATGCACATGGCCTGGCAGATCCCTCAGTTGTTCCTCATGACGTGTGGAGAGGTGGTTTTCTCCGTCACGGGTCTCGAGTTCTCCTACTCACAG GCACCCAAGAACATGAAGTCGGTTCTTCAAGCCGGCTGGCTGCTGACCACCGCCGTGGGGAACATCATCGTCCTCATTGTAGCTGAAGTAGGACAACTTCCGGAACAG TGGGCCGAATACGTGCTTTTTGCAGCACTGTTGATATGCGTGTGCGTCATCTTCTCCATCATGGCTCACTATTACACCTACATCGACCCGGCCGAGATCGAGGCCCAGTTTGCCGAGTACGACCccgaagaaaaggaaaagaaaaaagcgaTTGAGATGCAGCTGGAGCCCGTGTTCGAGAAAAAACAGACCAAGATCTGA